The following are encoded together in the Serratia odorifera genome:
- the tomB gene encoding Hha toxicity modulator TomB, giving the protein MDEYSPKRHDIAQLKFLCETLYDEGIATLGDSHHGWVNDPTSAVNLQLNELIEHIASFIMSYKIKYMDESDFSELVEEYLDDTYTLFSSYGINDSDLRRWQKTKARLFRMFSGEGICTTMKT; this is encoded by the coding sequence ATGGATGAGTATTCGCCGAAGCGGCACGATATTGCTCAGCTCAAATTCTTGTGCGAAACTTTGTACGACGAAGGCATCGCGACTCTTGGTGACAGCCACCACGGCTGGGTAAACGATCCAACGTCTGCGGTCAACCTACAGCTTAATGAACTGATTGAGCATATTGCTTCGTTTATCATGAGCTATAAAATAAAATACATGGACGAAAGCGATTTTTCGGAACTGGTCGAAGAATATCTCGACGATACCTACACGCTGTTTAGTAGTTACGGTATTAATGATTCCGATCTGCGTCGTTGGCAAAAAACCAAAGCGCGACTATTCAGAATGTTCTCAGGAGAGGGCATCTGTACTACGATGAAAACTTAG
- a CDS encoding HHA domain-containing protein: MTKIDYLMRLRKCTTIDTLERVIEKNKYELSDDELELFYSAADHRLAELTMNKLYDKVPTAVWKYVR; this comes from the coding sequence ATGACTAAAATTGACTATCTGATGCGTTTACGTAAATGCACCACGATTGACACGCTTGAACGCGTTATAGAAAAAAACAAGTATGAACTTTCTGACGACGAGCTGGAACTTTTTTACTCTGCGGCAGATCATCGGCTGGCCGAGCTGACGATGAATAAATTGTATGACAAAGTGCCGACTGCCGTTTGGAAATACGTAAGATAA
- a CDS encoding MGMT family protein, whose translation MESTDATFRQRVFHVVAAIPAGKVTTYGEVAQLAGSPRAARQVGGVLKKLPPGSSLPWHRVINRHGKISLRGEDFQRQRQALLAEGIQFGIDGVVDLRRFGWRLE comes from the coding sequence ATGGAATCGACAGATGCCACCTTCCGCCAACGGGTATTTCATGTCGTCGCGGCAATTCCTGCGGGTAAAGTCACCACCTATGGCGAGGTGGCGCAACTGGCGGGATCTCCGCGCGCTGCGCGCCAGGTCGGTGGCGTATTGAAGAAGTTACCGCCAGGCAGCAGTTTGCCATGGCACCGGGTGATCAATCGTCATGGCAAAATCTCATTGCGCGGAGAGGATTTTCAGCGTCAGCGCCAGGCGTTATTGGCTGAAGGTATCCAATTTGGCATCGACGGCGTGGTCGATCTGCGCCGTTTTGGCTGGCGCCTAGAATAA
- a CDS encoding YbaY family lipoprotein — protein sequence MKLWQILGGATALTVTLAGCAQKSAEVPTPAAGSPATAQQMQVQGPAVTGSVNMRQRIALPPNAVLTVTLSDASLADAPSKVIAQRVIRTEGQQAPFNFAIPFNPADIQPNARIILSAAITVDGQLTFITDTIQEVVNRNGTRADLQLVPVQNIPVQATPTAMP from the coding sequence ATGAAACTCTGGCAAATCCTTGGTGGAGCTACTGCATTAACCGTCACATTGGCCGGCTGCGCCCAGAAGAGTGCAGAGGTGCCAACACCGGCAGCAGGCAGCCCGGCGACTGCGCAGCAAATGCAGGTTCAGGGCCCGGCGGTGACAGGTTCGGTTAATATGCGTCAACGTATCGCGCTGCCGCCGAATGCGGTGCTGACGGTGACCCTTTCGGATGCTTCGCTGGCCGATGCGCCTTCCAAAGTGATTGCCCAGCGGGTGATTCGCACCGAAGGTCAGCAGGCACCGTTTAACTTCGCCATACCCTTCAACCCGGCGGACATTCAGCCGAACGCACGTATCATTCTGAGCGCGGCAATCACCGTGGATGGCCAATTGACCTTTATCACCGACACCATTCAGGAAGTGGTTAATCGCAACGGTACCCGTGCCGATTTGCAATTGGTTCCGGTACAAAACATCCCGGTGCAGGCGACGCCAACCGCCATGCCATAA
- the tesB gene encoding acyl-CoA thioesterase II yields the protein MSQALQNLLELLDLEKIEEGLFRGQSEDLGLRQVFGGQVVGQALYAAKQTIPAERSVHSFHSYFLRPGDSSKPIVYDVETLRDGNSFSARRVSAIQNGKPIFYMTASFQSPEEGFEHQNTMPEVPPPEGLMSESAIAQKLAHMLPEKVRDKFIGQKPLEIRPVKFHNPLQGSVEEPHRYVWLRANGNMPDDQRIHQYLLGYASDFNFLPTALQPHGVGFLEPGMQVATIDHSMWFHRPFRLDDWLLYAVESTSASGARGFVRGQFYTREGVLVASTVQEGVIRQRQA from the coding sequence ATGAGCCAGGCACTGCAAAATCTCCTTGAACTGCTCGATTTGGAAAAAATCGAAGAAGGGTTGTTCCGCGGCCAAAGCGAAGATCTCGGTTTGCGCCAGGTATTTGGCGGCCAGGTCGTCGGCCAGGCGCTCTACGCAGCCAAACAGACCATCCCCGCCGAACGCAGCGTGCACTCGTTCCACAGCTATTTTCTGCGTCCGGGCGACAGCAGCAAACCCATCGTCTATGACGTCGAAACGCTGCGGGACGGCAACAGCTTCAGCGCTCGCCGGGTCAGCGCCATCCAGAACGGCAAGCCGATCTTTTACATGACCGCATCGTTCCAAAGCCCGGAAGAGGGTTTTGAACATCAAAACACCATGCCGGAAGTGCCGCCACCGGAAGGATTGATGTCGGAATCGGCAATCGCACAGAAGCTGGCGCATATGCTGCCGGAAAAGGTACGAGACAAATTTATCGGCCAGAAGCCACTCGAAATACGCCCGGTGAAATTCCATAATCCGCTGCAGGGTAGCGTAGAAGAACCACATCGCTACGTCTGGCTGCGCGCCAATGGCAACATGCCGGACGACCAGCGCATCCACCAATACCTGTTGGGGTACGCCTCGGACTTCAACTTCCTGCCAACGGCGCTACAGCCACACGGCGTCGGCTTCCTCGAACCCGGCATGCAGGTTGCCACGATTGACCATTCGATGTGGTTCCACCGCCCATTCCGCCTGGACGACTGGCTACTGTACGCGGTTGAAAGCACCTCGGCGTCCGGCGCCCGCGGCTTTGTACGCGGTCAGTTTTACACGCGCGAGGGCGTACTGGTTGCCAGCACGGTACAGGAAGGGGTTATTCGCCAGCGTCAGGCCTGA
- the glnK gene encoding P-II family nitrogen regulator: MKLVTVVIKPFKLEDVREALSSVGIQGLTVTEVKGFGRQKGHAELYRGAEYSVNFLPKVKIDIAIADDQLDEVVDVISKAAYTGKIGDGKIFVAELQRVIRIRTGETDEAAL, from the coding sequence ATGAAGCTGGTTACCGTGGTGATCAAACCGTTCAAATTGGAGGACGTGCGTGAAGCCCTATCCTCTGTAGGTATTCAAGGGCTGACCGTAACCGAAGTGAAAGGGTTCGGACGCCAGAAAGGGCATGCCGAGCTTTATCGCGGTGCCGAATACAGCGTCAACTTTTTACCAAAGGTCAAAATCGATATCGCCATCGCTGACGATCAATTAGATGAAGTGGTTGATGTCATTAGTAAAGCTGCCTACACCGGCAAAATCGGTGACGGCAAGATTTTCGTTGCCGAATTGCAACGTGTTATTCGCATACGCACCGGCGAAACAGATGAAGCAGCACTGTAA